In one Salvelinus sp. IW2-2015 unplaced genomic scaffold, ASM291031v2 Un_scaffold2548, whole genome shotgun sequence genomic region, the following are encoded:
- the LOC112074248 gene encoding transcription termination factor 1-like, whose translation MSNINDFLALTGIENAAKLFHTKRFKDELTQIQRLKSHHRFPERIAEGIPRPWHKVYSRGGRKMFDGSSYKGRFSEDELYSLKKLQTLHGNNWVTISQLTGRSETPLRKRFSQMCKS comes from the exons ATGAGTAACATAAACGACTTCCTGGCTCTCACAGGGATTGAGAATGCTGCTAAACTCTTCCATACAAAGCGCTTCAAAGACGAACTGACACAAATCCAGAGGTTGAAGAGTCATCACAGGTTCCCTGAAAGAATAG CTGAAGGAATCCCAAGGCCTTGGCATAAGGTCTATAGTCGTGGTGGGAGGAAGATGTTTGACGGTAGCAGCTACAAGGGCAG GTTCAGCGAAGATGAACTTTACTCTTTGAAAAAACTGCAGACGTTGCACGGCAACAATTGGGTGACGATCTCGCAGTTGACTGGCCGGAGTGAAACGCCCCTCAGGAAGCGTTTTTCTCAGATGTGTAAGTCATAG